A single window of Pseudarthrobacter psychrotolerans DNA harbors:
- a CDS encoding ComEC/Rec2 family competence protein: MAGRSPWSRFVDSAVQGQRVPAAQTAPVDTPAGDRARKLKAASVKTGGLTVRGLGERVGAKLRGQEPATSPTDAPRRRTDVRLALPAFLVWSAAVAGVWLTPMALVGLCCGLVLLATCLLIRASRGRALAAGRRSFLMTTAVALMLAAVAAAHSAVASSQRNDGPLAEAVTAGNSVVAILEVTGSPRAMTLPGSAGPPERWSVAARTEEVTVSGRVIRTRAAVVVMGGKGWGNLVPGQAIRTAGKLKPPDAGQQEAAILSASLPPRAGAGPGSGAGVDDADAPGWQLVAKDLRVRYVSAASFLAADPAGLLPGMVTGDTSALDVGLNAAMKTVGMTHLTAVSGANCSLILGALLIAARSLRLPRLPAAGLALTGLAMFVVLVGPDASVLRAALMGSIAVASLAGGRMGRGFSFLCLAVMGLLLIDPGLGTSFGFLLSVLATLGIIVLGRRMIDWTPAVIPRWAAAAWAVPLSAQLLCGPVIVLLQPQFSTYSLLANLMAAPLVAPVTLLGTAAVPLVVAAPWLATVLIAVAGTFSAGVAGTARITAGLPGAALPWPEGPFGLLTMVLLSILTFAGVWLTVRPRQVFRGVLALHARTVSVLDLAERHLRTALARSGPDQRGPDRRRPGLVAASHRGRLRHCTRISGRNPPWPQPRPHEPGLRRPTRPPGGT; the protein is encoded by the coding sequence ATGGCCGGACGCAGCCCGTGGAGCCGCTTTGTTGACTCGGCCGTGCAGGGCCAGCGGGTTCCCGCGGCTCAGACTGCTCCCGTGGACACGCCCGCCGGGGACCGGGCCCGAAAGCTAAAGGCCGCCAGTGTCAAAACCGGAGGGCTGACGGTCCGCGGGCTGGGTGAACGCGTCGGAGCGAAACTCCGTGGCCAGGAGCCAGCGACCTCGCCAACGGATGCACCGCGCCGGCGTACCGACGTCAGGCTGGCACTACCCGCCTTCCTCGTCTGGAGTGCCGCAGTCGCCGGCGTCTGGCTTACCCCTATGGCGCTGGTAGGGCTGTGCTGCGGTTTGGTGCTATTGGCCACGTGCCTGTTGATCCGGGCTTCGCGCGGCCGGGCGCTGGCGGCAGGCCGGCGCAGCTTCCTGATGACCACCGCAGTTGCCTTGATGCTGGCTGCCGTGGCCGCCGCCCATTCGGCCGTCGCCTCGTCGCAGCGCAATGATGGGCCTCTCGCGGAGGCGGTTACCGCCGGCAACTCCGTGGTGGCCATCCTGGAAGTCACCGGATCCCCGCGGGCCATGACCCTCCCGGGAAGCGCGGGGCCGCCCGAACGGTGGTCGGTAGCGGCGCGGACGGAGGAGGTCACCGTCAGCGGCCGGGTCATCCGTACCCGTGCCGCGGTGGTGGTCATGGGCGGCAAAGGCTGGGGAAACCTGGTGCCCGGCCAGGCGATCAGGACCGCCGGCAAGCTGAAGCCACCGGACGCAGGCCAGCAGGAAGCCGCGATCCTGTCGGCCTCCTTGCCACCCCGTGCCGGCGCCGGACCCGGCAGCGGTGCAGGAGTGGATGATGCCGACGCCCCGGGCTGGCAGCTCGTAGCGAAGGACCTGCGCGTCCGGTACGTTTCCGCTGCGTCCTTCCTTGCCGCCGATCCGGCCGGTCTCCTGCCTGGCATGGTCACCGGAGATACCAGCGCCCTGGACGTAGGGCTCAATGCGGCGATGAAGACGGTAGGCATGACCCACCTGACCGCGGTCAGCGGCGCCAACTGCAGCCTAATTCTGGGCGCGCTGCTGATCGCCGCCCGCAGCCTTCGCCTGCCGCGGCTCCCCGCAGCAGGACTGGCGCTGACCGGCCTGGCAATGTTTGTGGTGCTCGTGGGCCCGGACGCCAGCGTCCTCCGCGCTGCGCTGATGGGTTCAATCGCAGTCGCATCGCTGGCAGGGGGCCGGATGGGCCGTGGATTCAGTTTCCTCTGCCTCGCCGTGATGGGGCTGCTGCTGATCGACCCCGGCCTCGGTACAAGCTTTGGCTTCCTGCTGTCAGTACTCGCAACGCTGGGCATCATCGTCCTGGGCCGGCGGATGATTGACTGGACTCCAGCAGTCATTCCACGCTGGGCAGCCGCGGCCTGGGCCGTCCCGCTCTCCGCGCAGTTGCTGTGCGGCCCGGTGATTGTGCTCCTGCAGCCCCAGTTCTCGACGTACTCGCTGCTCGCGAACCTGATGGCCGCGCCGCTCGTAGCACCGGTGACATTGCTGGGAACGGCAGCTGTCCCATTGGTGGTTGCCGCACCGTGGCTGGCCACCGTCCTGATCGCTGTGGCAGGCACTTTCAGCGCAGGGGTGGCGGGGACCGCACGGATCACGGCCGGGTTGCCGGGAGCTGCGCTGCCCTGGCCCGAAGGCCCGTTCGGCCTCCTGACCATGGTGTTGCTTTCCATCCTGACCTTTGCAGGTGTGTGGCTGACCGTCCGGCCGCGTCAGGTGTTCCGGGGGGTCCTGGCACTGCACGCCCGGACGGTATCGGTGTTGGACCTCGCGGAACGGCACCTGCGGACCGCGTTGGCGCGGTCGGGGCCGGACCAACGCGGCCCGGACCGACGTCGCCCCGGCTTGGTGGCGGCGTCCCACCGTGGCAGGCTTAGACACTGCACCAGAATTTCCGGGAGGAATCCACCATGGCCGCAGCCCAGACCACACGAACCAGGACTCCGGCGTCCAACACGGCCACCTGGCGGGACGTGA
- a CDS encoding ComEA family DNA-binding protein gives MSRRDAGAAARQGARHARDRLRSTLGAGPGLLLTDGEKVFEYDGGAHLPADASASGAADGSPPGTGKTGPALRWRVGLRVALLIAALAVLGGAWFWSQVAAGQPEVVALGDIRAQGSLPTGEGSQGQESRGAGPPELPPESPQAGTVIVHVAGAIAVPGIVQLPAGSRVHEAVAAAGGGTPTADLNRLNLAAVLTDGQKLYVPRSGEEIPAGSSGPSGEAGEGTGGGGTASAGGKVNLNTAGVEELDALPKVGPVLAQRILDWRKEHGPFKSVEELDAVDGVGPKMLETLLPLVGI, from the coding sequence ATGTCACGCCGGGACGCTGGAGCAGCAGCACGCCAGGGGGCCCGGCATGCCCGGGACCGGCTGCGGTCCACACTGGGAGCCGGCCCGGGGCTTCTGCTGACCGACGGGGAAAAGGTCTTTGAGTACGACGGCGGTGCTCACCTTCCCGCTGACGCCTCCGCTTCGGGGGCTGCTGACGGGTCCCCTCCCGGTACGGGTAAGACGGGACCGGCCCTGAGATGGCGGGTGGGCCTTCGGGTCGCCCTGCTCATCGCCGCACTCGCGGTGCTGGGCGGCGCCTGGTTCTGGTCACAGGTTGCTGCCGGTCAGCCCGAAGTCGTAGCACTCGGTGACATCCGCGCGCAGGGCAGCCTGCCCACGGGGGAAGGAAGCCAAGGCCAGGAGTCCCGCGGGGCAGGGCCTCCTGAACTGCCACCGGAAAGCCCACAGGCCGGCACGGTCATTGTCCATGTGGCCGGGGCAATCGCTGTGCCCGGGATTGTGCAGTTGCCCGCTGGCAGCCGGGTTCACGAAGCAGTCGCCGCGGCAGGCGGCGGCACGCCCACCGCAGACCTGAACCGCCTCAACCTTGCTGCCGTCCTGACGGACGGGCAGAAGCTCTACGTTCCCCGGTCCGGCGAAGAAATCCCCGCCGGTTCGTCCGGCCCATCCGGGGAAGCGGGGGAGGGGACTGGCGGCGGCGGGACCGCGTCAGCAGGAGGAAAGGTCAACCTCAACACAGCAGGCGTGGAAGAACTCGACGCCCTGCCGAAAGTTGGACCGGTGCTGGCGCAGCGGATCCTGGACTGGCGCAAGGAACACGGCCCCTTCAAGTCGGTCGAGGAGCTCGATGCCGTGGACGGTGTGGGTCCCAAGATGCTCGAAACACTCCTTCCCCTGGTAGGTATCTGA
- a CDS encoding DegV family protein → MPDRDAAAWLWLRERLAALRPAPRQGTPPSPVPAAPAVVVRTAVVTDSASALPADWVHSCAGDGRLTVIPMPVMVGAEIYGEGEDDITETIALALASGTSVKTSRPSPGQFEQVFLAAERLGYESVVSIHISGGLSGTADAARLAASRVTIPVEILDSGTVGMALGMGVQAAVAAAAAGSDATAVAAAAAEQFARTKVYFYVPSLEQLRRGGRIGAAASLLGTMFAIKPILAVDDGKIVPLEKVRSAAKAVARLEELAAGDAASRPDGQARLAVHHFGNPAEAEALAARLSAALPSCPPAQISSLPAVLAAHAGLGVLAVIVGESSATVRSPEPELPAVST, encoded by the coding sequence TTGCCCGACCGTGACGCCGCCGCGTGGCTCTGGCTTCGGGAGCGTCTGGCTGCCCTCCGTCCCGCGCCGCGCCAGGGCACGCCACCGTCGCCAGTCCCGGCGGCGCCCGCCGTCGTCGTCCGTACCGCAGTGGTGACCGACTCTGCCTCCGCGCTGCCGGCCGACTGGGTGCATTCGTGTGCCGGTGACGGACGACTGACTGTCATCCCGATGCCCGTTATGGTGGGCGCGGAAATCTACGGCGAGGGTGAAGACGACATCACCGAAACCATTGCGCTGGCACTAGCCAGTGGCACGTCGGTCAAAACGTCCCGCCCGTCACCCGGACAGTTTGAACAGGTGTTCCTGGCCGCCGAACGCCTGGGCTATGAAAGCGTGGTCTCCATCCACATTTCCGGCGGCTTGTCCGGGACCGCGGATGCGGCCCGGCTGGCGGCCAGCCGGGTGACCATCCCTGTGGAAATCCTCGACTCCGGCACGGTGGGCATGGCGCTGGGCATGGGCGTGCAGGCCGCGGTGGCAGCAGCCGCGGCAGGGAGTGACGCCACAGCTGTAGCCGCCGCGGCGGCGGAGCAGTTCGCGCGCACCAAGGTCTACTTCTACGTGCCCAGCCTTGAACAGCTCCGCCGGGGCGGGCGGATCGGCGCGGCCGCCTCGCTGCTGGGGACCATGTTCGCCATCAAACCCATCCTTGCCGTCGACGACGGAAAGATCGTGCCGCTGGAAAAGGTCAGATCAGCGGCCAAAGCTGTTGCCCGGCTCGAGGAGCTGGCCGCCGGTGACGCCGCGTCGCGCCCTGACGGCCAGGCCCGCCTCGCCGTCCACCACTTCGGGAATCCGGCCGAGGCAGAAGCTTTGGCAGCCAGGCTGTCCGCAGCCCTGCCAAGCTGTCCGCCAGCCCAGATCAGCTCCCTCCCCGCCGTCCTGGCCGCCCACGCCGGACTTGGCGTGCTCGCGGTGATCGTGGGGGAGAGCAGCGCAACTGTGCGGAGCCCGGAACCGGAGCTCCCCGCAGTTTCCACGTAG
- the leuS gene encoding leucine--tRNA ligase, which yields MSVQPETETGTAAVAAETPEEGAYSFAAMEAKWPQVWEDLKVFTPVDDGSRERRYVLDMFPYPSGDLHMGHAEAFAMGDVVARYLRQKGFDVLHPIGWDSFGLPAENAAIKRNAHPSEWTYANIDTQAASFKRYAISADWSRRVHTSDPEYYRWTQWLFKRFYERGLAYRKDSPVNWCPKDQTVLANEQVVNGACERCGTPVTKKSLNQWYFKITEYADRLLDDMDELRGHWPERVLAMQKNWIGRSEGAHVNFVIEADGGKPAKDVTVFTTRPDTLYGATFFVVAADAPIAVELVTDEHAAALDAYREQVKALTEIERQSTEREKTGVFTGRYAVNPLNGEKLPVWAADYVLADYGTGAIMAVPAHDQRDLDFAKTFDLPVRAVLDTGEEDPTVSGKATSGEGTLINSGILDGLPKAEAIPAAIDILEKQGTGEKFVNFRLRDWLLSRQRFWGTPIPIIHCPACGEVPVPDEQLPVRLPADLRGEDLSPKGTSPLAAAEAWVNVDCPNCHAPAKRDTDTMDTFVDSSWYFLRFVSPQYTEGPFDPAKINEWMPVGQYVGGVEHAILHLLYARFFTKVIHDLGMIDADEPFSALLNQGQVLNGGKAMSKSLGNGVDLSEQLDKYGVDAVRLTMIFASPPEDDVDWADVSPSGSAKFLARAWRIAQDVTSEPGADVTAGDRALRSVTHRTIADAAALLDTNKFNVVVAKLMELVNATRKTIDAAAGAGGADPAVREAAEAVAVILSLFAPYTAEDMWNVLGHPASVANAGWPVHDDALLVQETVTAVVQVQGKVRDRLEVSPGIGEDELRQLALASENVQRALDGRGIRTVIVRAPKLVNIVPA from the coding sequence GTGAGCGTTCAGCCGGAGACAGAGACCGGAACAGCAGCAGTGGCGGCGGAAACACCCGAAGAGGGTGCCTACAGCTTCGCGGCAATGGAGGCCAAATGGCCGCAGGTGTGGGAAGACCTTAAGGTTTTCACACCGGTGGATGATGGTTCCCGCGAGCGCCGCTACGTGCTGGACATGTTCCCGTACCCCTCGGGTGACCTGCACATGGGCCACGCCGAGGCCTTTGCCATGGGCGATGTTGTGGCCCGCTACCTGCGGCAAAAGGGCTTCGACGTCCTGCACCCGATCGGCTGGGACTCCTTCGGTCTGCCGGCGGAAAACGCCGCCATCAAGCGCAACGCCCACCCAAGCGAGTGGACGTACGCCAACATCGACACCCAGGCGGCGTCGTTCAAGCGTTACGCGATCTCGGCGGACTGGTCCCGGCGGGTGCACACCTCGGACCCCGAGTACTACCGCTGGACCCAGTGGCTGTTCAAGCGCTTCTACGAGCGGGGCCTGGCGTACCGCAAGGATTCCCCGGTCAACTGGTGCCCCAAGGACCAGACCGTCCTGGCCAATGAACAGGTGGTCAACGGCGCCTGCGAACGCTGCGGCACTCCGGTCACCAAGAAGTCCCTGAACCAGTGGTACTTCAAGATCACCGAGTACGCTGACCGGCTGCTCGATGACATGGACGAACTGCGCGGCCACTGGCCTGAGCGTGTGCTGGCGATGCAGAAGAACTGGATCGGCCGCTCCGAAGGTGCCCACGTCAACTTTGTGATCGAAGCCGACGGCGGCAAGCCCGCCAAGGACGTCACCGTCTTCACCACCCGCCCGGACACCCTGTACGGTGCCACGTTCTTTGTTGTCGCGGCCGACGCGCCGATCGCCGTCGAACTTGTCACGGACGAACACGCCGCCGCCCTGGATGCCTACCGCGAACAGGTCAAGGCGCTGACCGAAATCGAACGCCAGTCCACCGAGCGTGAAAAGACGGGCGTCTTCACCGGCCGCTATGCCGTCAACCCGCTGAACGGCGAAAAACTGCCGGTCTGGGCGGCTGACTACGTCCTGGCCGACTACGGCACGGGCGCCATCATGGCCGTCCCGGCGCACGACCAGCGCGACCTCGACTTTGCCAAGACGTTCGACCTGCCCGTCCGCGCAGTGCTGGACACCGGTGAAGAGGATCCCACGGTTTCCGGCAAGGCCACCTCGGGCGAGGGCACCCTGATCAACTCAGGCATCCTCGATGGGCTGCCGAAGGCAGAGGCCATTCCGGCTGCCATTGACATCCTCGAAAAGCAGGGCACCGGCGAGAAGTTCGTCAACTTCCGCCTGCGTGACTGGCTGCTGAGCCGCCAGCGGTTCTGGGGGACGCCCATCCCGATCATCCACTGCCCTGCCTGCGGCGAGGTTCCTGTGCCCGACGAGCAGTTGCCTGTCAGGCTGCCGGCGGACCTGCGCGGCGAGGACCTGTCCCCGAAGGGCACGTCACCGCTGGCTGCCGCTGAAGCATGGGTAAACGTTGACTGCCCCAACTGCCACGCGCCGGCCAAGCGCGATACCGACACCATGGACACCTTTGTGGATTCGTCCTGGTACTTCCTGCGGTTCGTCTCGCCGCAGTACACCGAGGGCCCGTTTGATCCGGCGAAGATCAACGAGTGGATGCCCGTGGGGCAGTATGTGGGCGGCGTGGAGCACGCCATCCTGCACCTGCTGTACGCCCGGTTCTTTACCAAGGTCATCCACGACCTCGGCATGATCGACGCCGACGAACCGTTCAGTGCGCTGCTGAACCAGGGCCAGGTCCTCAACGGCGGCAAGGCCATGAGCAAGTCTCTGGGCAACGGCGTAGACCTCAGTGAGCAGCTGGACAAGTACGGCGTGGACGCTGTGCGCCTGACCATGATCTTCGCGTCCCCGCCGGAGGACGACGTCGACTGGGCGGACGTTTCGCCGTCGGGCTCCGCAAAGTTCCTGGCCCGCGCCTGGCGCATTGCGCAGGACGTCACCAGTGAGCCTGGTGCCGATGTGACCGCCGGTGACCGGGCCCTGCGCTCTGTCACGCACCGCACCATCGCTGACGCCGCCGCGCTGCTGGACACCAACAAGTTCAACGTGGTGGTGGCCAAGCTGATGGAGCTGGTCAATGCGACACGCAAAACCATAGATGCAGCCGCCGGGGCCGGCGGGGCGGATCCCGCCGTCCGGGAGGCCGCGGAAGCCGTTGCCGTCATCCTGAGCCTCTTCGCGCCCTACACCGCGGAGGACATGTGGAACGTCCTGGGTCACCCGGCGTCCGTGGCGAACGCCGGCTGGCCGGTGCACGACGACGCGCTGCTGGTCCAGGAGACCGTCACCGCCGTAGTCCAGGTCCAGGGCAAGGTCCGTGACCGCCTCGAAGTCTCGCCCGGGATCGGCGAAGACGAACTGCGCCAACTGGCGCTGGCCAGCGAAAACGTCCAGCGCGCGCTTGACGGCCGCGGCATCCGCACGGTGATCGTGCGAGCGCCTAAACTGGTCAACATCGTCCCGGCCTAG
- the glpK gene encoding glycerol kinase GlpK encodes MNQYVIAIDQGTTSSRAIIFDHSGTIVSSGQMEHEQIFPQAGWVEHNPAEIWNNTREVIASALSKANLTRHDIAAVGITNQRETAVVWDKTTGDAVYNAIVWQDTRTQDIVDELAKDGGPERFKQKVGLPLATYFSGTKIKWILDNVDGARAKADAGDLVFGNTDSWVLWNLTGGVDGGVHATDVTNASRTLFMDLETLSWDEEILGIFGVPLSMMPAIKSSSEVYGSVHTSQLLREVPVAGILGDQQAATFGQAAFEAGEAKNTYGTGCFLIFNTGEEIVHSKNGLLTTVGYKLGDAPTHYALEGSIAVTGSLIQWLRDNLGMISSAPEVETLAAAVEDNGGVYIVPAFSGLFAPYWRSDARGAIVGLTRFVNKNHIARAALEATAFQTREVLDAVNADSGVPLTELKVDGGMVANDALMQFQADILGVPVIRPKVVETTALGAAYAAGLAVGFWKDLGECSANWAEDKRWEPKLDKAEQDRQMRLWKKAVTKSMDWVDEDVK; translated from the coding sequence ATGAACCAATACGTAATCGCCATCGACCAGGGCACCACCAGCTCCCGCGCCATCATCTTTGACCACAGCGGCACTATCGTGTCCTCGGGCCAGATGGAGCACGAGCAGATCTTCCCGCAGGCGGGCTGGGTAGAGCACAACCCTGCCGAGATCTGGAACAACACCCGCGAGGTGATCGCTTCCGCGCTCTCCAAGGCGAACCTGACCCGGCACGATATCGCCGCCGTCGGGATTACCAATCAGCGCGAGACCGCCGTCGTCTGGGACAAAACCACGGGCGACGCCGTCTATAACGCGATTGTCTGGCAGGACACCAGGACCCAGGACATCGTTGATGAGCTGGCGAAGGACGGCGGGCCGGAGCGGTTCAAGCAGAAGGTGGGTCTGCCCCTGGCCACGTATTTCTCCGGGACAAAGATCAAGTGGATCCTGGACAACGTCGACGGCGCCCGGGCCAAGGCGGACGCCGGTGACCTGGTCTTCGGAAACACCGATTCCTGGGTCCTCTGGAACCTGACCGGCGGTGTTGACGGCGGCGTGCACGCCACGGACGTCACCAACGCCTCCCGCACCCTGTTCATGGACCTCGAAACGCTGAGCTGGGATGAGGAGATCCTGGGCATCTTCGGAGTACCGCTGAGCATGATGCCGGCCATTAAGTCCTCCTCGGAGGTCTACGGCAGCGTGCACACCTCCCAGTTGCTGCGCGAAGTTCCCGTTGCCGGCATCCTCGGTGACCAGCAGGCCGCGACGTTCGGCCAGGCGGCGTTCGAGGCCGGTGAAGCCAAGAACACGTACGGCACCGGCTGCTTCCTGATCTTCAACACCGGCGAGGAGATCGTTCACTCGAAGAACGGACTGCTCACCACGGTCGGGTACAAGCTCGGAGATGCCCCCACGCACTATGCGCTGGAAGGCTCCATCGCGGTCACCGGTTCCCTGATTCAGTGGCTCCGGGACAACCTCGGCATGATCAGCAGCGCGCCGGAAGTGGAAACGCTGGCGGCCGCCGTTGAGGACAACGGCGGCGTCTACATCGTTCCTGCCTTCTCGGGGCTTTTCGCCCCGTACTGGCGTTCGGATGCCCGCGGCGCCATCGTGGGCCTGACCCGGTTCGTCAACAAGAACCACATCGCCCGGGCAGCGCTGGAGGCCACGGCCTTCCAGACCCGCGAGGTACTGGACGCAGTCAACGCTGACTCCGGCGTTCCGCTCACTGAGCTGAAGGTCGACGGCGGCATGGTGGCCAACGATGCGCTGATGCAGTTCCAGGCGGACATCCTGGGCGTCCCGGTGATCCGGCCGAAGGTAGTGGAGACCACCGCACTGGGCGCCGCCTACGCTGCCGGACTCGCCGTCGGCTTCTGGAAGGACCTGGGCGAGTGCTCGGCCAACTGGGCCGAAGACAAGCGGTGGGAACCGAAGTTGGACAAGGCCGAGCAGGACCGGCAGATGCGCCTCTGGAAGAAGGCGGTCACGAAGTCCATGGATTGGGTCGACGAGGACGTGAAGTAG
- a CDS encoding sugar-binding domain-containing protein, with protein sequence MTPSRHSDALRAAQMYYLQDLTMDAIARELRTSRSTVSRLLSAARDTGLVQIQIRNPLDTGPELESMIRREYSVDVHVVPVVESLNEAETLDRVAIQAARTIGPLVDSNAIIGVAWGSTLSAVSRHLTRKITHDTVVVQLNGAGNMHTTGITYASDIMRRFGSAYGARVEQFPVPAFFDHAATKTAMWNERSVQRILDLQARMSIAIFGVGSVHADYPSHVYAGGYLDESDLKVLAHSDVVGDVATVFFRRDGSSDGIVLNERSTGPALSQLRQVRRRICVVSGASKINGLRGALSAGLATDLIVDEATARRLVGFGGVAWPNG encoded by the coding sequence ATGACGCCTTCCCGGCACTCAGATGCGCTCAGGGCTGCACAGATGTATTACCTCCAGGACCTGACCATGGACGCGATCGCCCGGGAACTGCGGACGTCCCGGTCCACCGTTTCCAGGCTCCTTTCGGCCGCCAGGGACACAGGTTTGGTACAGATCCAGATCCGCAACCCGCTGGATACCGGCCCCGAACTCGAAAGCATGATCCGGCGCGAGTACAGCGTTGACGTGCACGTGGTTCCGGTGGTGGAGTCCCTGAACGAGGCGGAAACCCTGGACCGGGTGGCAATCCAGGCGGCTCGGACCATCGGCCCCCTGGTGGATTCCAACGCGATCATCGGCGTCGCGTGGGGATCAACGCTCAGCGCCGTCAGCAGGCACCTCACCCGCAAGATCACGCACGATACCGTGGTGGTCCAGCTGAACGGTGCCGGCAACATGCACACCACCGGCATCACGTACGCGAGTGACATCATGCGCCGCTTCGGAAGTGCCTACGGCGCCCGCGTGGAGCAGTTCCCTGTTCCCGCATTCTTTGACCATGCGGCCACCAAAACCGCCATGTGGAATGAGCGCAGCGTGCAGCGCATCCTGGACCTGCAGGCCCGGATGAGCATCGCCATCTTTGGCGTTGGATCCGTGCACGCCGACTACCCGAGCCACGTCTACGCGGGTGGCTACCTCGACGAAAGCGACCTCAAGGTGCTTGCCCATTCTGATGTTGTGGGTGACGTCGCCACGGTCTTTTTCCGGCGTGACGGATCCTCTGACGGGATCGTCCTGAACGAACGCTCCACAGGTCCGGCGCTCTCCCAGCTGCGCCAGGTCCGGCGTCGGATCTGCGTGGTCTCCGGGGCATCGAAGATCAACGGGCTCCGGGGCGCACTGTCCGCCGGCCTCGCCACCGACCTGATCGTGGATGAAGCCACCGCGCGCCGACTTGTGGGCTTTGGCGGTGTGGCCTGGCCCAATGGGTAA
- a CDS encoding aldo/keto reductase, whose amino-acid sequence MKTSPRLSLNNGVLIDQLGFGLYKVPAAEASGLVATALGTGYRHFDTAAMYGNETGVARGLGPAMDSEGRSGGSGDSSPGLRREDVFVTTKVWNDDQGYDATLRAFDTSMVNLGLDYVDMYLIHWPCAKRDLFTDTYRALETLYREGKVRAIGVCNFQPAHLDRLLESAEVVPAVNQIELHPWLQQAELREKHHTLGIRTEAWSPLGRGHVLSDPVVLALAAEHGRTAAQIILRWHIQLGNIAIPKASSESRIRENLDVFGFELSDRDMAALAELDRGQRTGSHPDNVN is encoded by the coding sequence ATGAAAACCTCACCCCGGCTCAGCCTCAACAACGGTGTGCTGATCGACCAGTTGGGATTCGGGCTGTACAAAGTTCCGGCAGCGGAAGCCTCCGGCCTGGTGGCCACGGCCCTGGGCACCGGTTACCGCCACTTTGATACGGCAGCCATGTACGGCAACGAAACCGGCGTGGCGCGCGGACTCGGCCCCGCCATGGATTCCGAAGGCAGAAGCGGCGGCTCCGGGGACTCCTCGCCTGGCCTGCGGCGCGAGGACGTATTTGTCACCACGAAGGTGTGGAACGATGACCAGGGGTACGACGCAACCCTGCGCGCCTTCGATACCTCGATGGTCAACCTCGGCCTGGACTACGTGGACATGTACCTGATCCACTGGCCGTGCGCCAAGCGGGATCTGTTCACCGACACGTACCGCGCCCTCGAAACGCTGTACCGCGAAGGGAAGGTCCGGGCCATCGGTGTCTGCAACTTCCAGCCGGCGCACCTGGACCGCCTGCTCGAGAGTGCCGAGGTGGTGCCCGCCGTGAACCAGATTGAGCTGCACCCGTGGCTTCAGCAGGCGGAGCTCAGGGAGAAGCACCACACCCTGGGCATCCGGACCGAAGCCTGGAGCCCCCTGGGGCGCGGACACGTGCTGTCGGATCCCGTGGTCCTCGCCCTGGCGGCCGAACACGGCCGGACAGCGGCCCAGATCATTCTTCGCTGGCATATCCAGCTGGGGAACATCGCCATCCCGAAGGCAAGCTCCGAGTCCCGGATCAGGGAAAACCTGGACGTCTTCGGCTTTGAACTTTCAGACCGCGACATGGCAGCCTTGGCTGAGCTTGACCGCGGTCAGCGCACCGGTTCCCACCCCGACAACGTCAACTAG
- a CDS encoding glycosyltransferase family 1 protein → MKIVIDARFTRTDHHDGISRYGASLIAATAKVADVSMLISDTRQLALLPDVPYTLINSPLSPLELFVARRVNPLGADVVVCPMQTMGSWGRKYGLVLTLHDLIYYEHPAPPGFLPAPVRVLWRLYHKAFWPQRVLLNRADTVATISRTTEALMAKYRLTQRPVRIISNAPQPAQEPRDPAAGADHTLVYMGSFMPYKNVETMVAGMSELPDFTLHLLSRITAERRAELEIMVPPGAKVVFHNGVTDDEYAVLLKRATALVSLSRAEGYGLPLVEAMALGTPVIASDIPIFREVGGDAATYVDPASPEEFAAAVQKLRDDAHWQQVSRRSVARAREFSWDESAQQLVDVAHDIMARRGA, encoded by the coding sequence GTGAAGATTGTCATCGATGCACGATTCACCCGGACCGACCACCACGACGGCATCAGCCGTTACGGGGCCAGCCTCATCGCCGCCACCGCGAAAGTGGCCGACGTTTCCATGCTCATCAGCGACACGCGCCAACTGGCGCTGCTGCCGGATGTTCCGTACACGTTGATCAACAGTCCGCTGTCCCCGTTGGAGCTGTTCGTGGCCCGCAGGGTCAACCCGCTGGGGGCCGACGTTGTGGTGTGCCCCATGCAGACCATGGGCAGCTGGGGGCGCAAGTACGGCCTGGTCCTGACCCTGCACGACCTGATTTACTACGAGCACCCCGCTCCCCCGGGATTCCTGCCGGCCCCCGTCCGCGTGCTGTGGCGCCTCTACCACAAGGCGTTCTGGCCGCAGCGCGTCCTCCTCAACAGGGCGGACACCGTGGCCACGATCAGCCGGACGACGGAAGCGCTGATGGCCAAGTACCGGCTCACCCAGCGGCCGGTGCGGATCATCAGCAACGCACCGCAGCCCGCGCAGGAACCGCGCGATCCTGCCGCCGGGGCGGACCATACGCTGGTGTACATGGGCTCGTTTATGCCCTACAAAAACGTTGAAACGATGGTGGCCGGCATGTCCGAGCTGCCTGATTTCACGCTGCACCTGCTGAGCAGGATCACCGCGGAACGCCGGGCCGAGCTGGAGATCATGGTGCCGCCGGGTGCCAAAGTGGTCTTCCACAACGGTGTCACTGATGACGAATATGCCGTCCTGCTCAAGCGCGCCACTGCACTGGTGAGCCTCTCCCGCGCCGAAGGATACGGTCTCCCGCTGGTGGAGGCCATGGCCCTCGGCACGCCGGTTATTGCCAGCGACATCCCGATCTTCCGCGAGGTGGGCGGCGACGCGGCAACCTACGTTGATCCCGCCTCCCCGGAAGAGTTCGCCGCGGCTGTGCAGAAACTGCGCGACGACGCCCACTGGCAGCAGGTGTCCCGCCGTTCCGTGGCGCGTGCCCGGGAATTCAGCTGGGACGAATCCGCCCAGCAATTGGTGGACGTGGCCCACGACATCATGGCGCGGCGCGGCGCGTAG